The following coding sequences are from one Oryzias melastigma strain HK-1 linkage group LG20, ASM292280v2, whole genome shotgun sequence window:
- the tnfrsf11a gene encoding tumor necrosis factor receptor superfamily member 11A — translation MGKNLPARWRLPALIAWLILLCAQDALAKTLQCKENQYLKGSKCCDKCRPGYRVFSHCTESDSQRTECVKCNHGEYQPDWTEDMHCFQQKFCDPGKGFMVNKENPEAEEPCRCRPNLQCYHINCEFCEKLPTCDPGSGLEDDPGSTNGRKICAPCRAGFFSADRNSEQCKEWTDCKADGRSETEPGSSRTDAVCGPPDPRPTPPWVLVSVLSVLIVLCLLLLRLFCYKDKLKLLSINLRSCVQNLKRTRIQQETLAPLYHSAPAGGGIPGDPRCSPCQETKLVCQAPHSPEDEPFCTLPSSSLSANTCLLSPEESAEKGGLEEKTAAETQSQGSGEPEEVSEEDFTSVSPLLAGSCVCVIPVCEPLEVGENEDCSQAVSPGMTGTCSCGALEDGSEDRSKRAKEKANGGQEKTTSETNGVPLTSSGVPLSSPAERCLPVSQAQVVVEQSSPIKTEELYTQTSLHSTSKGNSTTSTVTLTSASVGDLYLEKPQDSSSAEQSLGPSWGNSREKKFPLGDSELDCSPESLHSQLAEPTPTSGLVSGNNNTTFISSGQVMNFSGDVIVVCVSQTSHDTDKEKEGDTIGSPVQEESSQTAQFIQSRCRSQGNNITHNTLQGQTMPVMQGK, via the exons ATGGGGAAGAACTTGCCTGCGCGATGGAGACTTCCAGCGTTGATCGCGTGGCTCATCCTCCTTTGCGCACAG gatgctCTCGCCAAAACTCTCCAGTGTAAAGAAAATCAGTACCTTAAAGGCTCCAAGTGTTGTGACAAATGTCGACCAg gttatcgTGTGTTCTCTCACTGCACTGAGTCGGATTCTCAGCGGACTGAATGTGTCAAATGCAATCATGGTGAATATCAGCCTGACTGGACTGAAGACATGCACTGCTTTCAGCAGAAGTTCTGTGATCCAG GTAAGGGTTTTATGGTGAATAAAGAGAACCCTGAAGCTGAGGAACCATGCCGCTGCAGGCCCAACTTACAGTGTTACCACATCAATTGTGAGTTCTGCGAAAAATTACCCACCTGTGACCCCGGTTCTGGCCTGGAAGATGACCCcg GCTCAACAAACGGGAGAAAGATCTGCGCTCCCTGCAGAGCCGGCTTTTTCTCTGCTGATCGTAATTCGGAGCAATGCAAGGAGTGGACCGA TTGTAAGGCAGATGGAAGGAGTGAGACGGAGCCGGGCAGCAGCCGGACCGACGCGGTGTGTGGACCTCCTGACCCCC GTCCAACACCCCCTTGGGTTTTAGTTTCTGTGCTGTCAGTCCTAATTGTTCTGTGTCTCCTCCTTCTGCGACTCTTCTGCTACAAGGACAAACTGAAGTTGCTCTCCA TTAATCTGCGATCTTGCGTCCAGAATCTGAAGAGGACCAGGATTCAACAG gagactttggcccctcTTTACCACAGTGCACCAGCAGGTGGAGGAATTCCCGGAGATCCCAGATGTTCCCCTTGTCAAGAGACAAAACTGGTCTGTCAAGCTCCCCACAGCCCTGAAGATGAGCCCTTCTGCACCCTCCCGTCCTCCTCCCTCAGCGCCAACACCTGCCTGTTATCGCCAGAAGAATCGGCAGAAAAAGGGGGATTGGAGGAAAAGACTGCTGCAGAGACTCAGAGCCAAGGATCCGGAGAACCAGAGGAGGTGTCAGAAGAAGACTTCACAAGTGTCTCCCCACTTTTGGCTggttcctgtgtgtgtgttattcCCGTCTGTGAGCCTCTGGAAGTGGGGGAGAATGAGGACTGTAGCCAGGCTGTGAGTCCTGGAATGACCGGAACCTGCTCGTGCGGCGCTCTGGAAGATGGAAGTGAGGACAGAAGTAAACGGGCTAAAGAAAAGGCCAACGGAGGTCAAGAAAAGACCACAAGTGAGACAAACGGGGTTCCTCTGACCTCCTCTGGGGTTCCACTGTCCAGTCCTGCTGAACGCTGTCTACCAGTGTCCCAGGCTCAGGTGGTGGTGGAGCAGTCCAGTCCAATAAAAACAGAGGAATTATATACACAGACAAGTTTACACTCCACTTCTAAAGGAAATAGCACAACCTCCACTGTGACTTTAACTTCAGCATCTGTTGGAGATCTTTATCTGGAAAAGCCGCAGGATTCCTCAAGTGCAGAGCAAAGCCTGGGACCTTCGTGGGGGAACAGTAGGGAGAAAAAGTTTCCTCTGGGAGACTCAGAACTGGACTGCTCACCAGAGAGTCTCCACAGTCAGCTGGCAGAACCAACTCCTACCTCAG GTCTGGTGTCTGGAAACAACAATACTACCTTCATCTCCAGCGGTCAGGTGATGAATTTCAGCGGTGATGTCATCGTCGTGTGTGTCAGCCAAACATCTCATGACACTGACAAGGAGAAGGAGGGTGACACCATCGGGAGCCCTGTGCAGGAGGAGTCCAGTCAAACGGCTCAGTTCATCCAAAGCAGGTGTAGATCACAAGGGAACAACATTACCCATAACACCTTGCAAGGACAGACGATGCCAGTGATGCAGGGGAAGTGA